From the genome of Corallococcus macrosporus DSM 14697:
CTTGAAGCCCGCCGGGCTGTACTTCTCCTCCGCGATGAGCTTCGCGTACCCCTCGAAGATGGGCGCGCGCGCGAAGACGGACTGGAACACCTCCAGGAAGACGCTCGGCTCGATGCCGGACTTGCGCGTCAGCGCGAAGGACTCGGCGAGCGCCTCCATCATGGAGGCGATGAGGAAGTTGCCCGACAGCTTCACGACGTTCGCCGCCGAGGCGGTGTCCCCCAGCACGGTGAGGCCCCGCCCCAGCGCCTCCAGCAGGGGACGGCAGCGGTCCACGTCCTGCTTCGGCCCGGCGGCCACCACCCAGAGCTGCTTCGCCTCCGCCGCGGCGGGGCGGCCGAACACCGGCGCGGAGAGGTACCGCTGGCCCGCGCTCGCGTGCGTCTCCGCCAGCTTCTCCGAAAGGGCCACGGACAGGGTGCTGGATGAGACGTGCACGGCGCCCGGCGGCAGCCCCGCCTGGAGGCCATCCTGTCCGAAGACGGCGGACGTCACGGCCGTGTCGTCCGCCAGCATGGTGAAGACGACCTCCGCGCTCCGGGCCGCCTCCGCGGGCGTGCGGGCGACGCGCGCGCCCTTCTCCTTCAGGGGCGCGGCCTTGGACCCGGTGCGGTTCCACACCGTGAGCTCGTGCCCCGCCGCGGCCAGGTTCGCCGCCATGTGCAGCCCCATGTTGCCCAGGCCGATGAATCCCACCTTCATGCGCGTCTCCTCCTGAAACAGAAGGCAGCCCGGATAATGCGGCCCCGAAGGGCCCACCACCGCAAAGCACGCGCACGTCCAGGAACGAACGCCCGCCGCCTACTCCGGGCGGTCGTCGGAGACGTCCAGCCGCTCGAAGGCGTGGCCCAGCGCCATCACCCCCAGGGCCACTTCGCCCACCAGGACAGCCGCCGCGGCGAAGCCCGCCACCGGCAGGGCCCACGGCCCCAGGAACGTCGACACGGCGAGGCCCACCACGAGCGCCACCAGCGCCGCGGGAATCAGGCCCACCAGCAACACCACCAACGTGCCCACGACGGCCAGCAGCCGCTGGCCCATGGCCTCCAGCCCGCGCGCCCGCTCCCCCGTGTCCGCTGGCACCCAGGCGGGGAAGAGCACCACCGCGGCGTTCTGGACGAAGAGCCCCGCCAGCGACACCGCCGGGAGCAGCAGCGCCAACGTCAGGCCGCCAGGCCACCACCAACCGCCCAGCCGGGACGCCTCCACGCCAGGCCCCAGGACGAGCGCCACCGCCAGGAGCGCCAGTTGGAACACCGAGAGGGCCAGCGCGGACGCCGCGAGCTGGGCGCTCACCACCTGCCGCCCCGTCAACGGCATGGCGCGCAGCAGGTCCAGCTTGGGCAGGTCCATCCGCAGGTCCATGCGGAACGCGCTGGGCCCCACCACCGTCAGCATCACCGACAGCGCCAGCGCCACCGGCCCCAGTACGCGCCGCGTGTCCGTGAACAGGCGCGTGTCCCCCATCACCGCGGCGATGGCACCGCCCAGGACGATGAAGGCGAGGAACACCGCGAAGCCGCCGCCCATCCGCTTCCGCGCGATGAGGTTCTTCCAGATGAGCGCCACCTCCGGGCGGCCTCGCGGCGGAAGCCGGAAGGGCGGGCGGCTCAGCGTCATCGAGCCCACGCGCGTCATCCGCCCCGAGGCCCGCAGCATCCGCTCCCGGGAACGGGCCTCCGCGCGCACCACGGCGGTCTCCTCGAAGGGGACCTCGGCCCACAACACCCAGGCATAGTGCGCCGCCAGCAGCGCCAGCACGGGTGGCAGGGCCCGCAGGAAGTCGCCCACGCTCTGCGCCAGGGCGGGCGCCACCAGCAGCCGGCCCGGCCACAACACCGCCGCGACACCGGGTGAGGCCATCAGCGCCCGCAGCCACCCTCGCAGGGCCCGGCCGGAGGAGAGGTCCGGCGGCACCGGGTGCTCGCGCAGCGAGGTGAACACCGCCAGCGCCGCGACGGCCAGGACGCCGCCCACCACGCCCCAGCGCACCACCCGGCCCCAGGGGCCACGCTCCGCCAGCCGCGTGCGCACGAAGGACGCCGCCGTCGAATGCAGGTACAGCGTGCCCAAGCCCAGACACGCCCCCACGAAGAACAACACCGGATGCGGGCTGATGGTCCTCCCGAGGAACAGCGTGGCGAACAGCGCGCCCAATGACGTACCCAGCAGTCCGCGCACCAGCTTGTATTGCAGCAGGGCCCGGCGCGTGACGGGCGCCGGGAAGAGCTGCACCACCTCCGTCTCCGAGAAGGTCAGCGACGGGCGGTCCCTCCCCAGCGCCCACGCGGCGAACAGCGTGCCCAGCGCGGAGCCCACCAGTGACAGCTCGGCGAACAACCGCACGCCCTCCGACACCGTGCCCACCGCGCCGCGGAAGTCCAGGCGACGGAAGAAGACGGAGTAGAGGTACGCCGCGCCCACCAGCGCGCCCAGGAGGTAGCGCGGCTTGCGCAGCCGCGCCAACTGCCGCCGGATGCGGTTGCGCCAGGACGCGGCCCAGAGGAAGGCCACCGCGCGAGGAAAGCTCACGGCGCCTGCGTTCCCGCGCTGGTGATGCGGACGAAGAGCTCCTCCAGCGAGGCGTGCTCCCCTTCCGCGCCGCTCAGCCGCGCGCGGATGTCATCCAGGCTGCCCAGCGCCATGGCCTTGCCCCCCGCGATGACGAGCAGCCGGTGGCACAGCTCCTCCACCAGGGGCAGCAGATGCGAGGACAGCACCAGCGCCGCGCCCTCCTCCGCCCGGCGCCGCAGCGACGCCTTCATCCGCCGGATGCCGATGGGGTCCAGGCCGGTGAGGGGCTCGTCCAGGAGGATGAGCTTCGGCGCGTGCAGGAAGCCACACGCGATGGACAGCTTCTGCTTCATGCCTCGCGACAGCTCACCCGGCAGCGCCTTCTCCTTGCCGGACAGCTCCATCTCCTCCAACAGCGCGCGGCCTCGCTCTTCCCAATCCTCCACGCCGTAGAGCCGGGCCGTGAAGTTCAGGTGCTCCCACACCGTGAGGTATTCGAAGAAGCGGGGCTCGTCCGGCAGGAAGGCCAGCTCGCGCTTCGCGTCCACGGGCGTTCGCGCCAGGTCATGCCCCGCCACCAGCACGCGGCCCGAGGTGGGCGGCAGGATGCCCGCGAGGCACCGCAGCGTGGACGTCTTCCCCGCGCCGTTGGGCCCCACCAGCCCGAGCACCTCGCCGGGCGCCACCTCGAAGGTGAGCCCCTGGACGGCCTTCAGCTCGCCGTAAGCCTTCTCCAGACCCTCCACCCGCAGGACGGAATCCATTCGCGCGCGCTCTCGCCTTCAGTCCAGCTTCAGCAACTCGCGAACGGTATCCAGCACGACCTTCGCCTGCACGGGTTTCACCAGGTACGCGCTCGCGCCCAGCTTCATCGCGCGCTCCCGGTCCGCCGCCGCGCCCTCCGTGGTGACGACGATGATGGGGACGCCGCGGTGCTCGGCCGTCTGCCGGATGTGGCTGATGAGCTTCAGCCCGTCCATGAGCGGCATGTTGATGTCCGTGAGCACCAGGTCGAAGCGGCCCTGCGTGAGCTTCTTCAAGCCCTCGGCGCCGTCCTGCGCCTCGGTGCACACCACGCCGGTGAGGCGCTGCAGCGCGTACATGATGCTGCGCCGCATGGCCTGCGAGTCATCCACCACCAGGGCTCGAATCTGCTGCGTCATGGGCGGCGGACGTTAGCACCCACGGGGCGGCCGCTGGCGGTTCAGCGTCTCCGCCGCGCCAGGGCCGCGAGCGCCGGGCCGATGTCTCCCAGTGGAATCACCCGCTTCACCGCCCCCGTGGCGATGGCCTCGCCCGGCATGCCGAACACCACCGAGGTCTCCTCCGACTGCGCCCAGACCTCGCCCTCGGCGCGGTGCACCTCGCGCGCGCCCTCCGCCCCGTCCGCCCCCATGCCCGTCAGCACCACCCCCAGGGCCTTGGCGCCCAGCACCTGCGCCATGCTGGTGAAGAGCCGGTCCACGCTGGGCGCGTACTTGTCCACGGCGGTGGGCGGCGGCGTGTGCAGCTCCAGCCGGGAGCCGCGCTCGGCCACCACCATGTGCCGCCCGCCGGGCGCGATGTACACGTGCCCGGGCTGCACCAGGTCTCCGTCGCGCGCCTCCGTCACGGTGAAGGGCCCGATGCGGTCCAACCGGTCCGCGAAGGCGCGGGTGAACTGCGGCGGCATGTGCTGGCAGACCAGCACGCACGGCGTGGGCTCCACGGCCAGGCCCTCCAGCACCCGCTGCACCGCGGGGGGCCCACCCGTGGACGCGCCGATGGCCACCACCAGCGGCGGCTCGCCCGCGACCGCCATGGCACGCGCCCCCGGCGCCGCGTGCCGGTGGCCGGGGCGCACGTGCCGCGCCGCACGGACCTTCTCCAGCAGCTCCACGCGGAGCGCCTCCATGGCCTCGAAGGTGGGGTGCTGCGGCTTGGCGATGAAGTCGAAGGCCCCCAGGTCCAGCGCCTTGAAGACGTCCGAGCGGTGCGAATAGCTGGAGATGACGATGACGGGCGTGGGCGCGGTGCGCATCAGCAGGCGCAGGAACGTGTAGCCGCCGAGCTTCGGCATCTCCAAATCCAGCGTCACCACGTCGGGCTTCAGCTCCACGACCTTCTTCAGCCCCTCCTCGCCATCCGCCGCGCGGTCCACCACGCGCACGTCCGCGTCCGACTCCAGCATGTTGGAGAGGGTGCGCCGGTTGTGCGCCGAGTCGTCGATGACCAACACGGAGATGACGTCCTTGCTGCTCATCGGCGCCCTCCTTCGTCCAGCTCGGGCCTCCGGTACACCAGGTCGCCCCGCAGGTGAACGAACTCGAAGTCCGCGCCCAGGCTCAGCAGATTCTCCGAGTGTCCCAGCAGCAGGTGCCCCCCCGGCACCAGCCGCTCCCGGACGATGCGCAGGAACTTCTTGCGCGCCGCCAGGTCGAAGTAGATGAGCACGTTGCGGCAGAACACCACGTCCATGCGGGGCACCAGCTTGCTGCCCGCCTCGTCCAGCAGGTTGTGGTGGCCAAAGGACACCCAGGCGCGGACCTCGTCGCGCACGCGCACCCGGTTGTTGCCCAGCGGAACGAAGTGGCGCTCCAGCAGCTCCGGCGAGGTGGCGCGCAGCGCGGAAGGCCCGTACTCCGCCCGCCGCGCCATGGCCAGCACGCGCCGGGAGATGTCCGTGCCGAGCACCTCCACGTCCCAGTCGTCGAAGCGGCGGCTGTCCTTCAGGAGCATGGCCAGCGTGTAGGCCTCCTCCCCGGAAGAGCAGCCCGCGGACCACACCCGCAGGCGCCGCAGCCGCGCGTTGCGCTGCTCCACCACCGGGAGGAGCTCGTCCGTGAAGGCCTTGAGCTGCGTGGGCTCGCGGAAGAAGTACGTCTCGTGCGTGGTGAGGGACTCGACGGCCGCCTCCAGTTCGGCGTGCCGGTTGGCGTCGTAGCGCAGGTAGCGGTGATAGGCGCCGTAGTCCGGCAGCCCCAGCAGCTCCAGCCGGGGCCAGAGCCGGCGCTCCATCACGAACTTCATGTCCTCGTGCACCAGGATGCCGCAGTGCGAGTACACGTGGTCCCGGAGGAGGCGGAACTCCTCCGCTGACATCTCCGGCCGGCCGTCGTCGAAGCGTGCCATGGAGCCCCCTTCAGCGCCGGAGCAGGCGCTCCACGGCCTCGGAGAGGGCACGCAGCGCCAGGGCGTCCGACTCCGCCTCCAGCGCCTCCCGGGCGGCGACCAGACACTCTGGCCCCGCCGAATCTCCCAGCACCCGCGCCGCCGCCGCGCGGACATCCCACCGCGCGTGGCGCAGCAGGGACAGCGCCAGCGTCACGCCGGCCGAGGACTCCGCCCCCGCCGCCAGCGCCGCCTTCACCACCTCCACGTCCGAATGCCCCGCCGCGTCGCGCAACACCCCCGGCCCCGCCGCCCCCATCCTCGCCAGGGCCCGCACCGCGGCCACCGCCAGCGCGCCGTCGGCGTCCCGCGTCAGCGCCACCAGGTCCGGGACCCGCTCCAACGCGCCGCTGTCCCCCGCCGCCTCCACCGCGGCCACTCGCACGGAGGCGTCCTCGTCCCGAAGCGCCGGCGACAGCAGCGCGCCCGCGTCCGCGCCGCCCAGGCGGGCCAGGGCCCGGACCCCCGCGATGCGCACCGGAACGGCTTCGTCCGCGAGCGCGGCGCGCACCAGCTCGCGTCCGACGTCACCGTCCAGCTCACAGGCCGCCACCACCGCCGCCGTGCGCCAGCGCGCGTCCTCGTCCCGCGCCAGCCGCTTCAACGTGGGCAGGGCCGGCACGCCGCCCACCCGGGCCAGGGCGGCGACGGCCGCGGGCGTGGCCCTGCGCGCCACCGCGTCCTCCAGCGCCTCCAGCACCGCCGGCCGGCAGGACTCCGCCAGCCCCGCCAGCGCGCGCGACGCCGCCCCCGCCTGGGCTGGCTCCTCCAGGAGCGCGACGAGCGGCGACACGGCCGTGGACGCCCCCGTGCGGCCCAGCGCGCGCACCACCACCGCGCGGAGCTCGTCCTCCACCCACTCCAGCACCGCGCACAACGGCGCCACCGCCGAGGCGTCCACCAGCTCCACCAGCGCCTCGGCCGCCGCGGCCCGCGCGGGGAGCGACAATTCCCCCAGGCCCCGCAGCAACGCGCGACCGCCGTCCGGCCCCAGCCTGCCCAGCGTGTGCAACACCTCGCGCAGCAGCCGCGCCTCGCGCGCGCACTCCGCCACCGGCAGCGCCAGCGTCGCATCCGCCAGCGACGCCACGGCCACCAACGCGCCCGCGCGGACCCGGACGTCGTCGGACGCCAGCGCCTCGGCCAGTCGAGGGCGCAGCCCCGACAGCGGCTGGAGCGCCTCGCGCACCCCGGCCTCGAGCGCGCCGCGCCTCGGGCCCGCCGCGTCCGCCGCCTGGGTCCCCAGCGCGGACAACGCGGCCTCGCGCACCGAGCGCAGCCCGGACGTCAGGCCCTGGCAGATGCGCGCCGTGGCGTCCGCGTCCGGGATGAGCCCCAGCATCCGGTACGCGCTTCGCTGGAGCCGTGGGTCCTCCAGCAGCGCCTCCACCACCGGCAGGGGCGCCGCGTGCCGCAGCAGCGTCAGCCCCTCCAGCGCGGACAGGCGCAGCAGGGGCTCGGGCTCCTCCAGCAGGGCCTCCAGCGCGGCCATGGCCTTCGCGCCGCCGATGCGGCCCAGGGCCTCCGCGGCGGACACGCGC
Proteins encoded in this window:
- a CDS encoding response regulator, translated to MTQQIRALVVDDSQAMRRSIMYALQRLTGVVCTEAQDGAEGLKKLTQGRFDLVLTDINMPLMDGLKLISHIRQTAEHRGVPIIVVTTEGAAADRERAMKLGASAYLVKPVQAKVVLDTVRELLKLD
- a CDS encoding protein-glutamate methylesterase/protein-glutamine glutaminase, encoding MSSKDVISVLVIDDSAHNRRTLSNMLESDADVRVVDRAADGEEGLKKVVELKPDVVTLDLEMPKLGGYTFLRLLMRTAPTPVIVISSYSHRSDVFKALDLGAFDFIAKPQHPTFEAMEALRVELLEKVRAARHVRPGHRHAAPGARAMAVAGEPPLVVAIGASTGGPPAVQRVLEGLAVEPTPCVLVCQHMPPQFTRAFADRLDRIGPFTVTEARDGDLVQPGHVYIAPGGRHMVVAERGSRLELHTPPPTAVDKYAPSVDRLFTSMAQVLGAKALGVVLTGMGADGAEGAREVHRAEGEVWAQSEETSVVFGMPGEAIATGAVKRVIPLGDIGPALAALARRRR
- a CDS encoding CheR family methyltransferase, which gives rise to MARFDDGRPEMSAEEFRLLRDHVYSHCGILVHEDMKFVMERRLWPRLELLGLPDYGAYHRYLRYDANRHAELEAAVESLTTHETYFFREPTQLKAFTDELLPVVEQRNARLRRLRVWSAGCSSGEEAYTLAMLLKDSRRFDDWDVEVLGTDISRRVLAMARRAEYGPSALRATSPELLERHFVPLGNNRVRVRDEVRAWVSFGHHNLLDEAGSKLVPRMDVVFCRNVLIYFDLAARKKFLRIVRERLVPGGHLLLGHSENLLSLGADFEFVHLRGDLVYRRPELDEGGRR
- a CDS encoding putative ABC exporter domain-containing protein — translated: MSFPRAVAFLWAASWRNRIRRQLARLRKPRYLLGALVGAAYLYSVFFRRLDFRGAVGTVSEGVRLFAELSLVGSALGTLFAAWALGRDRPSLTFSETEVVQLFPAPVTRRALLQYKLVRGLLGTSLGALFATLFLGRTISPHPVLFFVGACLGLGTLYLHSTAASFVRTRLAERGPWGRVVRWGVVGGVLAVAALAVFTSLREHPVPPDLSSGRALRGWLRALMASPGVAAVLWPGRLLVAPALAQSVGDFLRALPPVLALLAAHYAWVLWAEVPFEETAVVRAEARSRERMLRASGRMTRVGSMTLSRPPFRLPPRGRPEVALIWKNLIARKRMGGGFAVFLAFIVLGGAIAAVMGDTRLFTDTRRVLGPVALALSVMLTVVGPSAFRMDLRMDLPKLDLLRAMPLTGRQVVSAQLAASALALSVFQLALLAVALVLGPGVEASRLGGWWWPGGLTLALLLPAVSLAGLFVQNAAVVLFPAWVPADTGERARGLEAMGQRLLAVVGTLVVLLVGLIPAALVALVVGLAVSTFLGPWALPVAGFAAAAVLVGEVALGVMALGHAFERLDVSDDRPE
- a CDS encoding HEAT repeat domain-containing protein, which codes for MSPRPELPAAEEARYLALQSLDPCTAGVLEILVVGLHDESWRVRHVAAEALKRMPASSELAARLIAVLGERGETGARNAAAEALAGLGSAALGPLVELLAHPDPDQRKFAADILGQLGQREAAAALVRALSDADLNVRVSAAEALGRIGGAKAMAALEALLEEPEPLLRLSALEGLTLLRHAAPLPVVEALLEDPRLQRSAYRMLGLIPDADATARICQGLTSGLRSVREAALSALGTQAADAAGPRRGALEAGVREALQPLSGLRPRLAEALASDDVRVRAGALVAVASLADATLALPVAECAREARLLREVLHTLGRLGPDGGRALLRGLGELSLPARAAAAEALVELVDASAVAPLCAVLEWVEDELRAVVVRALGRTGASTAVSPLVALLEEPAQAGAASRALAGLAESCRPAVLEALEDAVARRATPAAVAALARVGGVPALPTLKRLARDEDARWRTAAVVAACELDGDVGRELVRAALADEAVPVRIAGVRALARLGGADAGALLSPALRDEDASVRVAAVEAAGDSGALERVPDLVALTRDADGALAVAAVRALARMGAAGPGVLRDAAGHSDVEVVKAALAAGAESSAGVTLALSLLRHARWDVRAAAARVLGDSAGPECLVAAREALEAESDALALRALSEAVERLLRR
- a CDS encoding NAD(P)-dependent oxidoreductase, translated to MVGPSGPHYPGCLLFQEETRMKVGFIGLGNMGLHMAANLAAAGHELTVWNRTGSKAAPLKEKGARVARTPAEAARSAEVVFTMLADDTAVTSAVFGQDGLQAGLPPGAVHVSSSTLSVALSEKLAETHASAGQRYLSAPVFGRPAAAEAKQLWVVAAGPKQDVDRCRPLLEALGRGLTVLGDTASAANVVKLSGNFLIASMMEALAESFALTRKSGIEPSVFLEVFQSVFARAPIFEGYAKLIAEEKYSPAGFKLRLGLKDVELVLGAARAAEVPMPLASLVKDQFLGGVAQGHGDLDWSALGALVAERAGLKQGG
- a CDS encoding ABC transporter ATP-binding protein — translated: MDSVLRVEGLEKAYGELKAVQGLTFEVAPGEVLGLVGPNGAGKTSTLRCLAGILPPTSGRVLVAGHDLARTPVDAKRELAFLPDEPRFFEYLTVWEHLNFTARLYGVEDWEERGRALLEEMELSGKEKALPGELSRGMKQKLSIACGFLHAPKLILLDEPLTGLDPIGIRRMKASLRRRAEEGAALVLSSHLLPLVEELCHRLLVIAGGKAMALGSLDDIRARLSGAEGEHASLEELFVRITSAGTQAP